From a region of the Pogona vitticeps strain Pit_001003342236 chromosome 7, PviZW2.1, whole genome shotgun sequence genome:
- the CROCC gene encoding rootletin isoform X1 gives MPGGAQRPCFKFPRRDFSSNGGGGGGAHDRGIQRVGRSACCSASSLWQRTALCRGGGASPAPCTEESSARDHHPGHGRPPDFGLASFSGWKLESSVLVSAEGKNFSVRGTSEESSPTRLPARIREIITKNLSESDHQAASHGTMTSLLSLQEENHILQQELSRVEDLLAQSRAERDELAIKYNAISERLEESLRLKGPDPVTNADLELDICWRAAGRGAQERETELSASSRRRLEQALHLETGQREQELLENQSLAQQNLELRRRLDEEQAAYKRKLQAYQEGQQRQAQLVQKLQVKVVQYKKKCGEQEQQLLEKSSELEQQRLVSSLDITESRLQQDEEHSNNLENALIRLEEEQQRSASLAQVNAMLREQLDQANTANQALSEDIRKLTTDWTKAREELEQREAEWRREEESFNTYFSNEHNRLLTLWRQLVGFRRHFSEMKTMTERDLSEMRHDLSRSSRTVHAACLNLGSHVRLSESSASAALEKQVLLTAQLEEQLKDKVRDMIQLQVRCDLEKAELSSRINEVTSSLERLKGQNAEKSKTIEMLTQKLETLVREGGTRPRTEAASRVQDQRAAETEEMEALRTESEMLQQTLRDLAQAVISDTDSAIHLPAADRLTEASDSDATSLSLHGLSSSLRTPSPRRRSSPRRGSSPRRSLSPVFSEATLALVQSALQKRQRQLQDLRGKYEATQDLMLSLKKQLAESDNEQRSLERKVQELKDEEDRLTQAKEDAACEAGRFRSMADLLGSEKTVLEKSLQSAQQAQEDLRQEKEKLQLALGDVQRQCDSLAEEKEDLLKDKARAEKEVERSHRQLEQLEGKKSSLKKELVVVKEALSKAVLEKEVAESEKAEVAEALAKAEVSRAEVELALNRLKAEEASMHDSLSKMSALNEGLAQDKMELNQIIIQLEEEKSSLWGKKQEAEQEKATLREELVRLEQEKLDLDTERHGLGHSLHAVEQSRERLEQDLAGLRKEKGQLQEQLGQMSRQRNSAVEELAQMRRDLAGHSEALLRAGKEKEALMKEKACLVVQLASSERENRGLLEECSGLRSEKDTLEMTLFEIQQHLAQLDSRKEQLEADNQTLLLAKEALQVELSRTRKQMEAEVSQLERDKEMATQKLTQSELDAKAARQKAQLAFEEDVDRLQREKEVLRLELESEHKEVLRLLAQEREELLARCEAEKEELSEEMAALQQERDESLLLAENEKQQALSEKESEKAILQEKLSAAQQSLASVQMETERLKREARSRQEQERSTVSALNAELRNLRAQFEEAIAHHEREAKGLHEQARDLTKQRESALREVEELKVQLRLMEEARDTVRRDLAEAHRKVRESREAQELQRKEALDMRRALSDETREKEALQRSNADLRGAVKRAESERISLKRANDEKDQKISLLEEARAAVGKEATDVRSSLQEVERSRLEARRELQELRRQVKMLDSENAKKSKEVAELQARVTLDEQREEESRRESFGLKQKVVESEASRESAKKELHNLHRKLSDLEGQFRQREKELLGSLEEARGHEKKLLDDAHNLELKLEKAQAEVAALSLGLSAAEGRVHGLEVELARVEAMKRDAEFKLGSLHSALRRTLGIGCRGRAPSPAIRGRSASPKRLFLPLKEDPSPEEGPGSPVALTSSPASRPLSPERTLSPSRSEQLVADIDPDVVRAALRDFLQELRESQRDRDEARSQLGLLNRRLAEMEAERDMASARVQQLQKQLAACEEGRRLMDEKLSGAQTALMLQEETQRRNERERKALADKLATLERNLQSDESERRATQEKLHKMKANEAKLEMDKRRLKEVLDASESRGTKLELLRRSLEGELQRAKGALSDREAEVKGLHDRVDLLQRQVAETETKASSLQFSLDRLHLSLAKAVEAESSLKEKVQGLTASLSESHHRATSAQEKGLELQKALTASEHDRRVLQERLEAARQALSEAKKQNGAFTEQLQSLRGERAELELQRDELEGLLRQHEELLRQRQEGEAVALRSLQKVQEDRRLLQERLGHLQRALAQLEGEKREAERCSLRLEKDKNALKKTLDKVAREKLKTHEDSVRLSVEKGRLDRSLNGAEQELMEAQQQIRLLEAQVAELEQALSETSTRQRQKLQVETERLHGSQLQAEGPSDAREERTHRQHIKGLEEQISILKEQLQQETQKGQAPLTILSGK, from the exons ATGCCCGGAGGTGCCCAGAGGCCCTGCTTCAAATTCCCTAGGAGAGATTTCTcttcaaacggggggggggggggaggagcccaTGATAGAGGAATACAGAGGGTCGGTCGATCTGCATGTTGCTCAGCATCCTCTCTCTGGCAGAGGACAGCcctgtgccggggggggggggcatctccaGCGCCCTGCACGGAGGAAAGCAGCGCCAGGGATCATCATCCGGGGCACGGAAGGCCGCCAGACTTCGGCTTGGCTTCTTTCTCTGGATGG AAACTCGAGAGCAGCGTTCTGGTCTCCGCTGAAGGGAAAAACTTTTCTGTCCGGGGCACATCTGAGGAATCCTCCCCCACCCGCTTGCCGGCACGGATCCGGGAGATCATCACTAAGAATCTTTCGGAGAGTGATCACCAAG CCGCCAGCCACGGCACCATGACCTCCTTGCTTTCCCTTCAAGAGGAAAACCACATCCTGCAACAGGAGCTCTCCCGAGTGGAAGACCTCCTAGCCCAGAGCCGTGCTGAACGCGATGAGCTGGCCATCAAATACAACGCCATTAGCGAACGG TTGGAGGAAAGCCTGCGCCTCAAGGGTCCTGACCCGGTGACCAATGCAGAT TTGGAGCTGGACATCTGCTGGCGGGCCGCAGGGCGGGGTGCCCAGGAAAGGGAGACGGAGCTCAGCGCCAGCAGCCGTCGGAGG CTGGAGCAGGCCCTGCACCTGGAGACGGGCCAGAGGGAGCAGGAGCTGCTGGAGAACCAGAGCCTGGCCCAGCAGAACCTGGAGCTGCGCCGGCGCCTGGACGAGGAGCAAGCCGCCTACAAGCGCAAGCTGCAGGCCTACCAAGAGGGGCAGCAGCGCCAGGCCCAGCTGGTGCAGAAGCTCCAGGTCAAG GTGGTCCAGTACAAGAAGAAATGTGGGGAGCAAGAGCAGCAGCTGCTGGAGAAATCTTCTGAGCTGGAGCAGCAGCGGCTAGTG AGCTCTTTGGACATCACGGAGTCGCGCCTCCAGCAGGACGAGGAGCACAGCAACAACCTAGAGAACGCCTTGATCCGTCTGGAGGAAGAGCAGCAAAG GAGTGCCAGCCTGGCCCAGGTGAATGCCATGCTGAGGGAACAGCTGGACCAAGCCAACACGGCTAACCAGGCCCTCAGCGAGGACATCCGGAAGCTGACGACGGACTGGACGAAAGCACGGGAGGAGCTGGAGCAGCGGGAGGCAGAGTGGAGACGGGAAGAGGAG TCTTTTAACACGTACTTCAGCAACGAACACAACCGGCTGCTCACCCTCTGGCGGCAGTTGGTGGGCTTCAGGAGGCATTTCAGTGAGATGAAGACCATGACAGAGAG GGACCTCTCTGAAATGAGGCACGACCTGTCCCGCTCCAGCCGCACGGTGCACGCTGCCTGCCTCAACCTGGGGAGCCACGTGCGCCTCTCGGAGAGCAGTGCCAGCGCAGCCCTAGAGAAGCAGGTGCTGCTGACCGCTCAGCTGGAGGAGCAGCTCAAGGACAAGGTCCGCGATATGATCCAGCTCCAGGTCCGCTGTGACCTGGAGAAGGCAGAACTCAGCAGCAG AATCAATGAGGTCACGTCCAGCTTGGAGCGCTTGAAAGGCCAGAATGCAGAGAAGAGCAAGACCATTGAGATGCTGACCCAGAAGCTGGAGACCTTGGTGAGAGAAGGAGGGACCAGGCCTAGGACTGAGGCAG CATCTCGTGTCCAGGACCAGAGGGCGGCAGAAACGGAGGAGATGGAAGCCTTGCGAACAGAGTCGGAGATGCTGCAGCAGACCCTTCGAGACCTGGCTCAG GCAGTGATCTCTGACACTGACAGCGCCATCCACCTCCCGGCAGCCGACCGGCTCACGGAGGCTTCTGACAGCGATGCCACCAGCCTCAGCTTGCACGGCTTGTCCTCGAGCCTCCGGACCCCCTCCCCGCGGCGGCGGTCTTCCCCAAGGCGCGGCTCATCTCCCCGCCGCAGCCTCTCCCCCGTCTTCTCAGAGGCCACCTTGGCCCTGGTGCAGTCCGCCCTGCAGAAGCGGCAGCGGCAGCTTCAG GACCTCCGGGGAAAATACGAAGCCACCCAAGACTTGATGTTGTCCCTGAAGAAGCAGCTGGCAGAAAGCGACAATGAACAGCGTTCCCTTGAGCGGAAGGTCCAGGAGCTGAAGGATGAGGAAGACAGACTAACGCAGGCCAAGGAGGATGCTGCCTGCGAGGCCGGCCGGTTCCGCTCCATGGCCGATCTCCTTGGCAg TGAAAAGACTGTCTTGGAGAAGAGCCTGCAAAGTGCCCAGCAGGCGCAGGAAGATCTGCgtcaggagaaggagaagctgcaGCTGGCCCTTGGTGACGTCCAGCGCCAATGTGACAGCCTtgcagaagagaaggaggacCTCCTGAAGGACAAGGCGCGGGCCGAGAAGGAGGTGGAGCGGAG CCACAGGCAACTGGAGCAGCTGGAAGGGAAGAAGTCCAGCCTGAAGAAGGAGTTGGTTGTGGTCAAGGAGGCTCTGAGCAAGGCTGTCCTGGAGAAGgaggtggcagaaagtgagaaggccGAGGTGGCGGAAGCCCTTGCCAAG GCGGAAGTGAGCCGGGCTGAGGTGGAACTGGCCCTGAACCGTCTGAAGGCCGAGGAGGCCTCCATGCACGACTCCCTCTCTAAGATGAGTGCCCTCAATGAGGGCCTGGCACAAGACAAAATGGAGCTCAACCAGATCATCATCCAG TTGGAGGAGGAGAAATCCTCTCTGTGGGGGAAGAAGCAGGAAGCGGAGCAGGAGAAGGCCACCCTCCGGGAGGAGCTGGTGCGGCTGGAACAGGAGAAGCTGGACCTGGACACCGAGCGGCACGGGCTGGGTCACTCCCTGCATGCTGTGGAGCAGAGCCGGGAGAGGCTGGAGCAGGATCTGGCAGGGCTGCGGAAGGAAAAGGGGCAGCTCCAGGAGCAGCTGGGGCAG ATGTCCCGCCAGAGGAATTCAGCTGTTGAAGAGCTGGCACAAATGCGCAGGGACCTGGCGGGTCACAGCGAGGCCCTGCTCCGGGCAGGCAAGGAGAAGGAGGCACTGATGAAGGAGAAAGCCTGCCTGGTGGTACAGCTGGCATCCTCCGAGCGAGAGAATCGAGGGCTCTTAGAGGAATGTTCTGGCCTAAG gtctGAAAAGGACACTCTAGAGATGACCCTCTTTGagatccagcaacatctggcacAGCTGGACTCCCGGAAGGAGCAGCTGGAAGCGGATAACCAGACCTTGCTTCTGGCCAAGGAAGCCTTGCAGG TGGAGCTCTCCAGGACCCGCAAGCAGATGGAGGCCGAGGTGAGCCAGCTGGAGCGGGACAAGGAGATGGCCACTCAGAAGCTCACTCAGTCAGAGCTCGATGCCAAGGCTGCCCGGCAGAAGGCCCAGCTGGCTTTTGAGGAGGATGTGGATCGTCTCCAGAGGGAGAAG GAGGTGCTGCGCCTGGAGCTGGAATCGGAGCACAAGGAGGTTCTGCGGCTCCTGGCCCAAGAGCGGGAGGAGCTGCTGGCCCGCTGCGAGGCCGAGAAAGAGGAGCTGAGCGAGGAGATGGCGGCCCTTCAGCAGGAGCGAGACGAGAGCCTCCTGCTTGCCGAGAACGAAAAGCAACAG GCTCTCTCGGAGAAGGAGTCGGAGAAGGCCATCCTGCAGGAGAAGCTCTCGGCGGCTCAGCAGAGCTTGGCCAGCGTCCAGATGGAGACAGAGCGGCTCAAGCGTGAAGCCCGGAGCCGCCAGGAGCAGGAGCGG AGCACCGTGAGCGCCTTGAACGCAGAGCTCCGAAACCTGCGCGCCCAGTTTGAAGAAGCCATTGCTCATCACGAGCGGGAGGCGAAAGGGCTCCACGAACAAGCCCGGGACCTGACCAAGCAGCGAGAGTCTGCCCTGCGGGAG GTAGAGGAACTGAAAGTGCAGCTGCGCCTGATGGAAGAGGCCCGTGACACCGTCCGCAGGGACCTGGCGGAGGCACATCGAAAGGTCCGGGAGTCCCGCGAGGCCCAGGAGTTGCAGCGCAAGGAGGCCCTGGACATGCGGAGGGCCCTGAGTGACGAGACCAGAGAGAAAGAGGCTCTTCAGAGGTCCAATGCGGACTTGCGTGGGGCTGTGAAGCGTGCCGAGAGCGAGCGCATCAG tTTGAAGCGAGCCAATGACGAGAAGGACCAGAAGATCTCCCTCTTGGAGGAGGCCCGGGCGGCTGTCGGCAAAGAGGCCACCGATGTGCGCAGCAGCCTCCAAGAGGTGGAGCGGTCGCGGCTGGAAGCCCGTCGGGAACTTCAGGAGCTCCGGCGACAG GTCAAGATGCTGGACAGCGAGAATGCAAAGAAGAGCAAGGAGGTGGCGGAGCTGCAGGCTCGAGTGACCCTGGATgagcagagggaggaggagagcaggcGGGAATCCTTCGGTCTCAAGCAGAAGGTGGTGGAGAGCGAAGCCAGTAGAGAGTCGGCCAAGAAGGAG CTCCACAACCTGCACCGGAAGCTCTCCGACCTGGAGGGGCAGTTTCGCCAGCGAGAGAAGGAGCTTCTGGGCAGCTTGGAGGAGGCCCGGGGCCACGAGAAGAAGCTGCTGGATGACGCCCACAACCTGGAACTCAAGCTGGAGAAGGCCCAGGCCGAGGTGGCGGCGTTGAGCCTGGGCCTGAGCGCAGCCGAGGGCCGGGTCCACGGCCTGGAGGTTGAACTGGCCCGCGTGGAGGCCATGAAGCGGGATGCGGAGTTTAAGCTGGGCAGCCTCCACTCTGCCCTCCGGCGCACCCTGGGCATCGGGTGCCGTGGCCGTGCCCCCAGCCCGGCCATCCGAGGCCGCAGCGCTTCCCCAAAGCGGCTCTTCCTACCGCTGAAAG aggACCCAAGCCCAGAGGAGGGGCCAGGAAGTCCCGTTGCCCTGACCAGCAGCCCGGCCTCCCGCCCTCTGTCCCCTGAGCGCACCCTCTCCCCCTCCCGTAGTGAGCAGCTGGTCGCTGACATCGACCCAGATGTGGTGCGGGCGGCCCTCCGGGACTTTCTCCAAGAGCTGAGGGAGTCACAGAGGGACCGG GATGAAGCCCGTTCCCAGTTGGGTCTCCTGAACCGCCGACTGGCTGAGATGGAAGCCGAACGAGACATGGCCAGCGCCCGAGTGCAGCAGCTACAGAAACAGTTGGCCGCCTGTgaagaag GGAGGCGCCTCATGGACGAGAAGCTGAGCGGGGCCCAGACAGCCTTGATGCTGCAAGAGGAGACCCAGCGCCGCAACGAGCGGGAGCGCAAGGCCCTGGCGGACAAGCTGGCCACCCTGGAGCGCAACCTGCAGTCAGACGAGAGTGAGCGGAGAGCCACCCAA GAGAAGCTCCACAAGATGAAGGCCAACGAGGCCAAGCTGGAGATGGACAAGCGGCGCCTGAAGGAGGTCCTGGATGCCTCCGAGAGCCGCGGCACCAAGCTCGAGCTCCTCCGGCGGTCCCTGGAGGGAGAGCTCCAGCGGGCCAAGGGGGCCCTGAGTGACCGCGAGGCCGAGGTCAAGGGGCTCCATGACCGGGTGGACCTCCTGCAGAGGCAG GTGGCAGAAACCGAGACGAAGGCCAGTTCCCTGCAGTTCTCACTGGATCGTCTCCACCTCTCCCTGGCCAAGGCAGTGGAGGCAGAGAGCTCCCTGAAGGAGAAGGTGCAGGGGCTGACCGCCTCCCTGTCCGAGAGCCACCACAGGGCCACCTCCGCCCAGGAGAAGGGGCTGGAGCTGCAGAAGGCCCTGACGGCCAGCGAGCATGACCGGAGGGTCCTACAG GAGCGCCTAGAGGCAGCCCGCCAGGCGCTTTCAGAAGCCAAGAAGCAAAACGGGGCCTTCACGGAGCAACTGCAGTCCCTGAGAGGGGAGCGGGCAGAACTCGAGCTCCAACGGGACGAGCTGGAGGGGCTCCTCAGGCAGCACGAGGAA ctgctgcgcCAGCGCCAGGAGGGGGAGGCTGTGGCCTTGCGGAGCCTGCAGAAGGTGCAGGAGGACCGGCGTCTCCTGCAGGAGCGCCTTGGCCACTTGCAGCGGGCATTGGCTCAGCTGGAGGGGGAGAAGCGGGAGGCCGAGCGCTGCTCCCTGCGCCTGGAGAAAGACAAGAATGCCCTCAAGAAGACTCTGGACAAG GTGGCACGAGAGAAGCTGAAAACCCACGAGGACTCCGTTCGGCTTTCTGTGGAGAAGGGGCGCCTGGACCGGTCGCTCAATGGAGCGGAGCAGGAGTTGATGGAGGCCCAGCAGCAGATCCGGCTGCTTGAG GCCCAGGTGGCAGAGCTGGAGCAGGCCCTGTCCGAGACGTCCACCCGACAGCGGCAGAAGCTGCAGGTGGAGACAGAACGCCTGCACGGCTCCCAGCTCCAGGCGGAAGGCCCTTCGGATGCCCGGGAGGAGCGGACCCATCGGCAGCACATCAAAGGCCTGGAGGAGCAG ATTTCAATACTGAAGGAACAGCTCCAGCAGGAGACCCAGAAGGGCCAGGCTCCCCTCACCATCCTTTCTGGAAAATAA